A region from the Geobacter benzoatilyticus genome encodes:
- a CDS encoding ATP-binding protein, with the protein MAETRLKVLLIEDSEDDAFLLLKELERGGYAVECERVQTGAAMKKALAGREWDIVISDYRMPRFSAPLALNTLKESGLDLPFIIVSGKIAEDMLVDAMRAGANDYFMKGNLSRLIPAVERELREAAERRIRRRAERSIRQGKMEWEAAFDTISDLVLLTDPYNTIIRCNKRVIEYFNATYSDILNRDITELFYGKHQAPESIFDQCTDPKTNCSDVKFPMLTGWYKACCFPMHPTEHEHGFVYVVEDVTNRKKMEEEKELTTQELIQSRQTLRENLEEMKRANMELGRLNAAKNTFIGMASHELKTPLTSVIGGLQFLLKYSGLEMTPEQKEMMESVYEGATQLRGIVDDLLSISRIETKGFAVNKRMVNLLKLCGEVRQTLLLPLSERDIQVAIAEDTCSVPADEGFCRLVTRNLLENAIKFTADGGRITISGELASLDDLLPQADYLRPFYREFPANISGHPAFYRLEIADTGIGIPPEERVRIFEKFYGVGDIAYHSSGRTGFMSKGSGLGLSIVKGIMDAHGGMVWVKPGENGRGSAFSLLFPMDNTCIIPNRKEER; encoded by the coding sequence ATGGCGGAAACAAGACTTAAAGTACTGCTGATAGAGGATTCGGAGGATGATGCATTCCTTCTCCTGAAGGAACTGGAGCGGGGGGGGTATGCGGTTGAGTGTGAGCGGGTACAGACCGGCGCAGCCATGAAAAAGGCCCTTGCCGGCCGGGAGTGGGACATTGTCATCTCCGACTACCGGATGCCGCGCTTTTCCGCGCCGTTGGCCCTCAATACCCTCAAGGAAAGCGGTCTCGATCTTCCCTTCATAATTGTCTCGGGGAAAATAGCCGAGGACATGCTGGTGGATGCCATGCGGGCCGGTGCCAATGACTATTTCATGAAGGGGAATCTGTCGCGCCTGATTCCGGCCGTGGAGCGGGAGTTGCGGGAGGCGGCGGAGCGCCGTATCCGGCGCCGGGCCGAGCGGTCGATCCGCCAGGGGAAGATGGAATGGGAAGCGGCCTTCGATACCATCTCGGACCTGGTTCTTCTCACGGACCCCTACAACACGATCATCCGCTGCAACAAGCGGGTCATAGAATATTTCAACGCCACTTACAGCGACATTCTCAATCGGGATATTACCGAGCTCTTTTACGGAAAGCACCAGGCACCGGAAAGCATCTTCGACCAGTGCACCGACCCCAAAACAAATTGCTCCGATGTAAAATTTCCCATGTTAACCGGGTGGTACAAGGCGTGCTGTTTCCCCATGCACCCCACCGAACATGAACATGGTTTCGTCTATGTCGTTGAAGATGTGACCAATCGCAAGAAAATGGAAGAAGAGAAGGAGCTCACCACCCAGGAGCTGATCCAGAGCCGCCAGACCCTCCGGGAGAACCTGGAGGAGATGAAACGGGCCAACATGGAGCTGGGGCGCCTGAACGCCGCCAAGAATACCTTCATCGGCATGGCTTCCCATGAGCTGAAAACCCCCCTTACCTCGGTCATCGGGGGGCTCCAGTTCCTTCTCAAATACAGTGGACTGGAGATGACTCCCGAGCAGAAGGAGATGATGGAGTCCGTCTACGAGGGGGCGACCCAGCTTCGGGGCATCGTGGATGATCTCCTCTCCATTTCGCGGATCGAAACCAAGGGGTTTGCCGTCAACAAGCGGATGGTGAACCTTCTCAAACTCTGCGGCGAGGTGCGGCAGACCCTTCTTCTTCCCCTGTCGGAGCGCGATATCCAGGTAGCCATTGCCGAGGACACTTGCAGCGTGCCGGCTGACGAGGGTTTTTGCCGGCTCGTGACCCGCAATCTCCTGGAAAACGCCATCAAGTTCACCGCCGACGGGGGACGGATCACCATCAGCGGCGAGCTTGCCTCCCTGGACGACCTCCTCCCCCAGGCCGATTACCTCCGTCCCTTTTACCGGGAGTTCCCTGCCAATATCTCGGGGCATCCCGCCTTTTACCGGCTCGAAATCGCCGATACCGGAATCGGCATCCCCCCCGAGGAGCGGGTGCGGATCTTCGAGAAATTCTATGGCGTCGGCGACATCGCTTACCACTCTTCCGGCAGGACCGGCTTCATGTCAAAGGGGTCAGGGCTCGGCCTCTCCATCGTCAAGGGGATCATGGACGCCCATGGCGGCATGGTCTGGGTGAAGCCGGGGGAAAATGGCCGGGGTAGCGCGTTCTCGCTTCTTTTCCCCATGGACAACACCTGCATCATTCCCAATCGCAAGGAGGAGCGATAA
- a CDS encoding ABC transporter ATP-binding protein, whose protein sequence is MASALTLRSITKHFGPLAAVDSFSLEVEQGSIFALLGPNGAGKTTIIRILTTLLRPDSGTALVGGFDVQRQGKEVRRLIGVVPQDNNLDRYLTARENLVMQARLHGMGAAETSRRVDELLDLVGLAGRRNDFPDTFSGGMQRRLVVARALVHTPRVLFLDEPTTGLDPQSRRAVWEYVESLKDSMTIFLTTHYMDEADALCDRIVIMDHGKALVDGTAAQLKDRMAHAHCYELQFRANTDHYESVLAGFPFVRSLQRTGDLFRLSLAGEESLKPLMDAIGTEDIRKICLREPTLEDVFIELTGREVRE, encoded by the coding sequence ATGGCCTCGGCCCTCACTCTTCGCTCCATAACCAAGCACTTCGGCCCGCTTGCGGCCGTGGACTCCTTCTCGCTGGAAGTGGAGCAGGGGTCCATTTTCGCGCTTCTCGGCCCCAACGGCGCCGGCAAAACCACCATTATCCGGATACTTACCACCCTGCTTCGTCCCGATTCCGGCACGGCCCTGGTGGGGGGATTCGACGTCCAGCGGCAGGGGAAGGAGGTGCGGCGCCTCATCGGTGTCGTTCCCCAGGACAACAACCTCGACCGCTACCTCACCGCCCGGGAGAATCTGGTGATGCAGGCCCGGCTCCATGGCATGGGGGCTGCCGAGACCAGCCGGCGGGTGGACGAGCTTCTGGATCTGGTGGGGCTTGCCGGCAGGCGCAACGACTTTCCCGACACCTTCAGCGGCGGCATGCAGCGGCGCCTGGTGGTGGCCAGGGCACTGGTACACACCCCACGGGTCCTCTTTCTCGATGAACCCACCACCGGCCTCGACCCCCAGTCCCGCCGGGCCGTGTGGGAGTATGTCGAGTCCCTGAAGGATTCCATGACCATCTTTCTCACCACCCACTACATGGACGAGGCCGATGCCCTCTGCGACCGGATCGTCATCATGGACCACGGCAAGGCCCTGGTGGACGGGACCGCCGCCCAGCTCAAGGACAGGATGGCCCACGCCCACTGCTACGAGCTTCAGTTCCGGGCCAACACCGACCATTACGAATCGGTCCTGGCCGGTTTTCCCTTTGTCCGCTCACTCCAGCGCACCGGCGACCTCTTCCGCCTCTCCCTTGCCGGTGAGGAGAGCCTCAAGCCTCTGATGGATGCCATCGGCACCGAAGACATCCGCAAGATCTGCCTGCGGGAGCCGACCCTGGAGGATGTGTTCATCGAGCTGACGGGGCGGGAGGTGCGGGAATAA
- a CDS encoding ABC transporter permease, whose amino-acid sequence MLKGAFSIWKRDMLVLRRSLFSELVAVVASPLTFYLAFGFGLRGYIADVEGVPYTVFMAPGLITMTAVSAAFDESAWSMWFHRKVQQTIEAYRVTPITVYDIVIGKIISGFTQGALKGVAVAAVIFLLTGVRFDPAHLAGYLAFIVLGSMVFSCAGTVCGTILDKPETIGKVQAVIIMPLIFLSGVFFPVSSYPESLRTAVMAIPTTALFEGSRRALLTGGFDGSLISILAVTALVAFAATVAIFNRKMAE is encoded by the coding sequence ATGTTGAAGGGCGCCTTTTCCATCTGGAAGCGGGACATGCTGGTACTCCGCCGCAGCCTCTTCTCGGAACTGGTGGCGGTGGTGGCCTCACCCCTCACCTTCTACCTTGCCTTCGGCTTCGGTTTGCGCGGCTACATCGCCGATGTGGAGGGGGTTCCCTACACCGTCTTCATGGCGCCCGGCCTCATCACCATGACGGCCGTTTCCGCCGCCTTCGACGAAAGCGCCTGGAGCATGTGGTTCCACCGCAAGGTGCAGCAGACCATCGAGGCCTACCGGGTTACCCCCATCACGGTCTACGACATCGTCATCGGCAAGATCATCTCCGGTTTCACCCAGGGAGCCCTCAAGGGGGTGGCGGTGGCTGCGGTCATCTTCCTCCTGACCGGAGTCCGCTTCGACCCGGCCCATCTGGCGGGATACCTGGCGTTCATCGTCCTCGGCTCCATGGTGTTTTCCTGCGCCGGTACCGTTTGCGGCACCATCCTCGACAAGCCCGAGACCATCGGCAAGGTCCAGGCGGTTATCATCATGCCGCTCATCTTCCTTTCCGGGGTTTTCTTTCCGGTATCTTCCTATCCCGAGTCCCTGAGAACCGCCGTCATGGCGATCCCCACAACCGCCCTCTTCGAGGGGTCGCGCCGGGCGCTTCTGACTGGCGGTTTCGACGGGAGCCTTATCTCAATCCTCGCCGTAACCGCCCTGGTTGCCTTTGCCGCAACGGTGGCCATCTTCAACCGGAAGATGGCGGAGTGA
- a CDS encoding radical SAM/SPASM domain-containing protein produces the protein MAEEFIPKWVAWETTQKCNLKCVHCRCSSDLTSSEGDFTTEEGKKLLKEIADFSKPVVVLSGGEPLMRKDIFELAEYGTSLGLRMCMATNGALVTDDICQKMRKADIKMVSLSLDGSTAAVHDDFRQCPGAFEGVVRAAELFRKNGQKFLINSSFTKRNQHDIANTFKVAKGLGATAWYMFMIVPTGRGEEIMNELISKEDYEEILEWHYQQEKLEDEILMRPTCAPHYYRMVPMRAKEEGVKFERRSLTFSTGGGKGCIAAQTICLIDCFGNVKPCSYFHRTAGNVKETPFREIWENSEIFKDLRNFKAYKGKCGECEFINVCGGCRARADAVYGDYMAEEPFCNYVPIRLQKKA, from the coding sequence ATGGCCGAAGAATTCATTCCCAAGTGGGTTGCCTGGGAAACCACCCAGAAGTGCAACCTCAAGTGCGTCCACTGCCGCTGTTCCTCCGACCTGACCTCCTCCGAGGGTGATTTCACCACCGAGGAGGGAAAGAAGCTCCTGAAGGAGATTGCCGACTTCTCCAAGCCGGTCGTCGTCCTCTCCGGGGGCGAGCCCCTCATGCGCAAGGACATCTTCGAGCTGGCCGAGTACGGCACCTCCCTGGGGCTGCGCATGTGCATGGCCACCAACGGCGCCCTGGTCACCGACGATATCTGCCAGAAGATGCGGAAGGCCGACATCAAGATGGTATCCCTCTCCCTGGATGGCTCAACGGCCGCGGTCCACGACGACTTTCGCCAGTGCCCCGGCGCCTTCGAAGGGGTGGTGCGGGCCGCGGAGCTCTTCCGCAAGAACGGCCAGAAGTTCCTCATCAACTCTTCCTTCACCAAGCGGAACCAGCACGACATCGCCAACACCTTCAAGGTGGCCAAGGGGCTGGGCGCCACTGCCTGGTACATGTTCATGATCGTACCCACGGGGCGGGGCGAGGAGATCATGAACGAGCTCATCTCCAAGGAGGATTACGAGGAGATTCTGGAGTGGCACTACCAGCAGGAGAAGCTGGAGGACGAGATCCTCATGCGCCCCACCTGTGCCCCCCATTACTACCGGATGGTACCCATGCGGGCCAAGGAAGAGGGGGTGAAATTCGAGCGCCGCTCCCTCACCTTCTCCACCGGCGGCGGCAAGGGGTGCATCGCGGCCCAGACCATCTGCCTCATCGACTGCTTCGGCAACGTGAAGCCCTGCTCCTACTTCCATCGCACCGCCGGCAACGTGAAGGAGACCCCCTTCCGGGAGATTTGGGAGAACTCCGAGATCTTCAAGGACCTGCGCAACTTCAAGGCCTACAAGGGGAAGTGCGGCGAGTGCGAGTTCATCAACGTCTGCGGCGGCTGCCGAGCAAGGGCCGACGCGGTGTACGGGGACTATATGGCGGAGGAGCCGTTCTGCAATTATGTGCCGATACGCCTTCAGAAGAAGGCGTAG
- the hemE gene encoding uroporphyrinogen decarboxylase, which yields MNNRFLDACWGKPVDRTPVWLMRQAGRYLPEYMAVRSKCTFLELCKTPELAAEVTIQPVDILGVDAAILFSDILTPVEPMGLKLDFVPGPVFENPVRTMADVERLRIPKPEEDVPYVIDAIKILRNELAGKVPLIGFGGAPFTLACYMVEGKGSKDWATIKRMMYAAPEVYAALMEKVTMMDMEYLNAQIKAGAQAIQIFDTWGGVLSPVDYERFVLPYTQKLINGLDRQNTPVIHFVKGSGTMLDTVQKAGGDVMGLDWHVNLGKAREVLGPNMAVQGNLDPTVLFAPKDVIEAEVKRVLDENAGRPGHIFNLGHGILPTVPPENAIHMVECVHRLSQK from the coding sequence ATGAACAATCGTTTTCTCGACGCCTGCTGGGGAAAGCCCGTTGACCGTACCCCGGTGTGGCTCATGCGCCAGGCCGGGCGCTACCTCCCCGAATACATGGCGGTGCGCTCCAAGTGCACCTTCCTGGAGCTCTGCAAGACCCCGGAGCTGGCTGCCGAGGTGACCATCCAGCCGGTGGACATCCTGGGGGTCGATGCGGCGATTCTCTTCTCCGATATTCTCACCCCGGTGGAGCCCATGGGGCTCAAGCTCGATTTCGTCCCCGGTCCGGTCTTCGAGAATCCGGTCCGCACCATGGCCGACGTGGAGCGGCTCAGGATTCCCAAGCCCGAGGAAGATGTCCCCTACGTCATCGATGCCATCAAGATCCTCCGCAACGAGCTGGCCGGCAAGGTTCCCCTCATCGGCTTCGGCGGGGCGCCGTTCACCCTCGCCTGCTACATGGTTGAGGGGAAGGGCTCCAAGGACTGGGCCACCATCAAGCGGATGATGTATGCTGCCCCCGAGGTCTATGCCGCCCTCATGGAGAAGGTGACCATGATGGACATGGAATACCTGAACGCCCAGATCAAGGCCGGCGCCCAGGCGATCCAGATATTCGACACCTGGGGCGGCGTCCTCTCCCCTGTGGACTACGAGCGGTTCGTCCTCCCCTACACCCAGAAGCTCATCAACGGCCTGGACCGCCAGAACACCCCGGTCATCCACTTCGTGAAGGGGTCCGGCACCATGCTGGACACCGTGCAGAAGGCCGGCGGCGACGTCATGGGGCTCGACTGGCATGTGAACCTGGGCAAGGCCCGTGAAGTTCTCGGCCCGAACATGGCGGTCCAGGGGAACCTGGATCCCACGGTCCTGTTTGCGCCGAAGGATGTTATAGAAGCCGAGGTGAAGCGGGTTCTGGACGAGAACGCGGGACGGCCCGGCCACATTTTCAACCTGGGGCACGGCATTCTCCCCACGGTGCCGCCGGAGAACGCCATCCACATGGTCGAGTGCGTGCACCGGCTGTCCCAGAAGTAA
- a CDS encoding SlyX family protein — protein sequence MDDRITDLEIHVTHLSRTVHELNDVVYRQQQTISRMEEELKLLREQLQAAAPSMVRAPEDEEPPPHY from the coding sequence ATGGACGATCGCATTACTGACCTGGAAATCCACGTCACCCACCTGTCGCGCACAGTGCACGAACTGAATGATGTGGTCTACCGGCAGCAGCAGACCATCAGCCGGATGGAGGAGGAGTTGAAACTGCTCCGGGAGCAGCTTCAGGCCGCGGCGCCATCCATGGTGAGGGCGCCGGAGGACGAGGAGCCGCCCCCCCACTACTGA
- a CDS encoding HD domain-containing phosphohydrolase — MAFRMALTRKFLTTVGTTVLVTLGILFFFMYEQSKEAIYNLVDRQSTALLQQVLITRAWISEHEGIYLRQSPGMEPNPYLPGSGITDKEGRKYVFHNPALAIRKLSEYADRQGLYRFHLASLRPLNPANTPTPFEAQALRQFELSGYNASKRGIAGIVQEGSNSAYQRVIPLVVEKSCLVCHLRQGYRLGDIRGSLSVTIPLHEAERQIGKARILYASAAFGIMAVVMGTLYLLLRRMVLKPVAHLHTVASKLSAGNYNARAALATGDELENLGAAFNSMTDQIINGYQSGLKTLAAAVEARDSYTRGHIDRVARYALGIAREMGLAPEIITKVEIAAILHDIGKIGIPDAILRKEGPLSPEEFGIMQAHSLKGMEIISTSSFFSSVMDAILHHHEFYDGSGYPGGLRGEEIPLVARIITVADSFDAMTTDRPYRRGLDWKTALEEIVAAKGSQFDPLVVDAFVQGMKKGNFVVRGETDASRRTGDVEPAAQ; from the coding sequence ATGGCTTTCAGGATGGCTCTTACCCGCAAGTTCCTCACAACAGTCGGCACCACCGTGCTTGTGACGCTCGGCATCCTCTTTTTCTTCATGTACGAGCAGTCCAAGGAGGCCATTTACAACCTCGTGGATCGCCAAAGCACGGCCTTGCTCCAGCAAGTGCTCATTACCCGGGCCTGGATATCGGAACATGAAGGAATCTACCTGCGTCAATCGCCCGGCATGGAACCGAACCCCTATCTGCCCGGCTCCGGCATCACCGATAAAGAGGGACGGAAGTACGTCTTCCACAACCCCGCCCTGGCAATCCGCAAGCTCTCCGAATACGCGGACCGCCAGGGGCTCTACCGCTTTCACCTTGCCAGTCTCAGACCCCTGAACCCTGCCAATACGCCGACTCCCTTCGAGGCGCAGGCCCTCAGGCAGTTTGAGCTGTCGGGCTACAACGCCAGCAAGCGGGGAATAGCCGGCATCGTGCAGGAGGGGAGCAATTCTGCCTACCAACGGGTTATCCCCCTCGTGGTTGAAAAATCGTGCCTTGTGTGCCACCTGCGGCAGGGGTACCGGCTTGGCGATATCCGCGGCAGCCTGAGCGTAACCATTCCCCTCCATGAAGCGGAGCGGCAGATCGGCAAGGCGCGCATCCTCTATGCCTCGGCAGCCTTCGGGATAATGGCCGTGGTTATGGGCACCCTTTACCTACTCCTGCGCCGGATGGTGCTCAAGCCTGTGGCCCATCTCCACACCGTGGCCTCAAAGCTCAGTGCCGGCAACTACAATGCCCGCGCCGCCCTAGCCACGGGGGACGAACTGGAGAACCTCGGCGCCGCCTTCAACTCCATGACCGACCAGATAATCAACGGTTACCAGTCGGGCCTCAAGACCCTGGCGGCAGCCGTGGAGGCCAGGGACTCCTACACCCGCGGCCACATAGACCGGGTGGCCCGCTACGCCCTCGGCATCGCCCGTGAAATGGGCCTTGCACCCGAGATCATCACCAAAGTTGAAATAGCGGCCATTCTCCACGATATCGGCAAGATCGGCATCCCGGACGCTATCCTCCGCAAGGAAGGCCCCCTCTCACCGGAAGAGTTCGGGATAATGCAGGCCCACTCCCTCAAGGGAATGGAAATCATCTCCACCTCCAGCTTTTTCTCCTCGGTTATGGACGCCATCCTCCACCACCATGAATTTTACGACGGATCGGGCTACCCCGGCGGACTCAGGGGCGAAGAGATTCCTCTGGTGGCGCGGATCATCACCGTGGCGGACAGCTTCGACGCCATGACCACCGACCGCCCCTACCGCAGGGGCCTCGACTGGAAAACGGCCCTCGAAGAGATTGTGGCGGCAAAGGGAAGCCAGTTCGATCCCCTGGTGGTCGATGCTTTTGTACAGGGGATGAAAAAGGGAAACTTTGTCGTGCGGGGCGAGACAGACGCATCCCGCAGAACCGGCGATGTTGAGCCCGCTGCTCAGTAG
- the hemH gene encoding ferrochelatase, translated as MSEKTAVLLLQMGGPDSLEAVEPFLVNLFTDRDIIRIGPSFLQPFIARLIARKRARPVERKYEEIGGKSPIRELTEAQAQALEEALGEGYRCFTAMRYWKPTTVEALAAIRREGITRIIALSLYPHYSRATTGSSVNELKRVLDQSGAGFDITYVDRFYDHPRYIEALAEKIKEGLDDFHPLAEVQILFSAHSLPQSFIDEGDPYLSHIEETVRLVMERFEGVTYHLAFQSRAGPVKWLEPSTEEMLEHLAAHQVKNLLMVPLSFVSDHIETLHEIDIEYAMLAHKLGYARFRRSPSLNCSPAFIDCLADLVRNKLK; from the coding sequence ATGTCAGAAAAAACTGCCGTCCTTCTCCTTCAGATGGGGGGGCCCGATTCCCTGGAAGCCGTGGAGCCATTTCTCGTTAATCTTTTCACCGACCGGGACATTATCCGGATAGGGCCTTCCTTCCTGCAGCCGTTCATTGCCCGGCTCATCGCCAGGAAGCGTGCCCGCCCGGTGGAACGTAAATATGAGGAGATCGGTGGCAAGTCCCCCATTCGGGAACTGACGGAGGCCCAGGCTCAAGCCTTGGAAGAGGCCCTTGGGGAGGGATACCGCTGCTTTACGGCCATGCGCTACTGGAAACCCACCACGGTGGAGGCCCTGGCGGCCATCCGGCGGGAGGGGATCACCCGGATCATCGCTCTTTCCCTCTACCCCCACTACTCCCGGGCAACCACCGGCTCCAGCGTGAACGAGCTGAAGCGGGTCCTGGATCAGTCCGGCGCCGGCTTCGACATCACCTATGTGGACCGGTTCTACGACCACCCCCGCTACATCGAGGCCCTGGCCGAGAAAATAAAGGAGGGGCTCGACGACTTCCACCCCCTGGCCGAGGTACAGATTCTCTTTTCGGCCCACTCCCTTCCCCAATCATTCATTGACGAGGGGGACCCGTACCTCTCCCACATCGAGGAGACGGTGCGGCTTGTAATGGAGCGGTTCGAGGGGGTTACGTACCATCTGGCCTTCCAGTCCCGGGCCGGGCCGGTCAAGTGGCTGGAGCCCTCCACCGAGGAGATGCTGGAGCACCTGGCGGCCCACCAGGTGAAAAACCTCCTCATGGTCCCCCTCTCCTTCGTGTCGGACCACATCGAGACCCTCCACGAGATCGACATCGAGTACGCCATGCTGGCCCACAAGCTGGGGTACGCCAGGTTCCGGCGCTCTCCGTCCCTGAACTGCTCCCCGGCTTTCATCGACTGCCTGGCGGACCTGGTGCGGAATAAGCTAAAATAA
- a CDS encoding protoglobin domain-containing protein: MLTMQDIKNHYYFTDEDAELLRSLQPVADANMDRMADEFYDYLLGIPETATYIKDENFLLKLKKTHRDWFSSLFTGTYDNQYLNTLQRIGSAHVRVGLNAHFVNVGMNLVRHFVVEMLQENFPGHEERRRLRAACEKIIDINLDIMSASYQQEELKKFFLSRRLESQLIKATERFTHGLNLVLVLALAGLSLSVVGLFVWDIGHIFQGNVEKGILSALGSLLILWMMIELMENEVKILKGGRFNILFFIGVIIVAMIREILISTLRHDPLTTQAFLAGTLLILGVVYFLVSKSQQPYTSH, from the coding sequence ATGCTTACCATGCAGGACATCAAGAACCACTACTATTTCACCGACGAAGACGCAGAGCTCCTGCGGTCTCTCCAACCCGTTGCAGATGCCAACATGGACCGGATGGCCGACGAGTTCTACGATTACCTCCTGGGAATCCCCGAAACGGCGACCTACATAAAAGACGAGAACTTCCTCCTGAAGCTGAAGAAGACCCACAGGGACTGGTTTTCGTCACTCTTCACCGGCACGTACGACAACCAGTACCTCAACACCCTCCAGAGGATCGGCTCTGCCCACGTCCGGGTCGGACTGAATGCCCACTTCGTGAACGTAGGCATGAATCTGGTGCGTCACTTCGTGGTGGAAATGCTCCAGGAAAACTTCCCCGGCCACGAGGAGCGGCGACGCCTGCGGGCCGCCTGCGAGAAGATCATCGACATCAATCTCGACATCATGAGCGCTTCGTACCAGCAGGAAGAACTCAAGAAATTCTTCCTCTCCCGCCGCCTGGAATCCCAGCTCATCAAGGCAACCGAACGCTTCACCCACGGCCTGAACCTGGTCCTGGTGCTGGCCCTGGCCGGGCTCTCCCTGTCGGTGGTGGGGCTGTTCGTCTGGGATATCGGCCACATCTTTCAGGGTAACGTGGAGAAGGGTATCCTCTCGGCCCTCGGTTCGCTGCTCATTCTCTGGATGATGATCGAACTCATGGAGAACGAGGTCAAGATCCTCAAGGGGGGCCGGTTCAACATCCTCTTTTTTATCGGCGTCATCATCGTGGCCATGATCCGGGAGATTCTCATCTCAACCCTGCGCCACGACCCCCTCACCACCCAGGCGTTCCTGGCCGGCACGCTCCTCATCCTCGGCGTAGTCTATTTTCTGGTTTCCAAGAGCCAACAACCCTACACCTCCCACTGA
- a CDS encoding AAA family ATPase — protein sequence MEQTTIDGISLTLAGPVQLSLKWVGQDDLLQQLLAAWMVIDDRDIPFNPRLIGKPGVGKTTLAYAAAQRLGRPVYLFQATMDTRPEDLIITPVIGPDGKIQYAASSLVSAMVKGGVLILDEGNRMSEKAWASLAPLLDDRRYVESIITGLRVPAHRDFRIVVTMNEDASTFEVPEYIHSRLQPQIFIDFPEADEELMILRENLPFAPTRILTYVVDFLQRAHGADELYSVRDGINIARYALKMIAATGKDSAELLPLAVERVLGDEALRYLK from the coding sequence ATGGAACAGACGACAATCGACGGGATTTCCCTTACTCTGGCCGGTCCAGTCCAGCTTTCCCTGAAATGGGTCGGGCAGGATGATCTCCTCCAGCAGCTCCTGGCTGCATGGATGGTCATCGACGACCGGGACATCCCCTTCAACCCCCGCCTCATCGGCAAGCCCGGCGTGGGGAAGACCACCCTCGCCTACGCGGCGGCACAGCGCCTGGGACGCCCCGTCTACCTCTTCCAGGCCACCATGGACACCCGCCCCGAGGACCTCATCATCACCCCGGTCATCGGCCCCGACGGGAAGATCCAGTACGCCGCGTCGTCCCTGGTTTCGGCCATGGTCAAGGGGGGGGTGCTCATCCTCGACGAGGGGAACCGCATGAGCGAGAAGGCGTGGGCTTCCCTGGCACCGCTCCTGGACGACCGGCGCTACGTGGAGTCCATCATCACTGGGCTGCGGGTGCCGGCCCACCGGGACTTCAGGATCGTGGTCACCATGAACGAGGATGCCTCCACCTTCGAGGTTCCCGAGTACATCCATTCCCGGCTCCAGCCCCAGATTTTCATCGACTTTCCCGAGGCCGACGAGGAGCTGATGATTCTCAGGGAGAATCTCCCCTTCGCCCCGACGCGGATACTCACGTACGTGGTCGATTTCCTCCAGCGGGCCCATGGGGCCGACGAGCTTTACTCGGTTCGCGACGGCATCAACATTGCCCGCTACGCTTTGAAGATGATAGCCGCCACCGGAAAGGACTCCGCCGAACTCCTCCCCCTGGCCGTGGAGAGGGTTTTGGGGGACGAGGCGCTGCGATACCTGAAATAA
- a CDS encoding GSU3529 family protein translates to MDPFEELRTVAVQQNLVGDFPAWLLGDVLGIADNPERYRDTITLVETLIAQIKDYDPFAGTGCFDDSVGIEQVQATLRRIKHG, encoded by the coding sequence ATGGACCCGTTCGAGGAACTCAGGACCGTTGCTGTTCAGCAGAACCTGGTGGGAGATTTCCCGGCATGGCTCCTGGGGGATGTCCTGGGCATTGCCGATAATCCGGAGAGGTATCGGGACACCATCACTCTGGTCGAGACACTCATTGCCCAGATCAAGGACTATGATCCCTTTGCCGGCACGGGATGCTTCGATGATTCGGTGGGCATCGAGCAGGTTCAGGCTACGCTACGCCGCATAAAGCACGGTTGA